The proteins below come from a single Miscanthus floridulus cultivar M001 chromosome 1, ASM1932011v1, whole genome shotgun sequence genomic window:
- the LOC136490006 gene encoding small ribosomal subunit protein eS7, protein MYTARKKIQKDKGLEPSEFEDSVAQAFFDLENGNQELKSDLRDLYINSAFQMDVDGARKAVVIHVPYRLRKAFRKIHVRLVRELEKKFSGKDVVIVATRRIVRPPKKGSAVVRPRTRTLTAVHDGILEDVVYPAEIVGKRVRYRLDGSKIVKIFLDPKERNNTEYKLETFTAVYRRLCGKDVVYEYPLPETA, encoded by the exons ATGTATACGGCGAGAAAGAAGATCCAGAAGGACAAGGGCCTTGAACCTTCCGAGTTCGAGGACTCCGTCGCGCAG GCGTTCTTCGACCTTGAGAATGGGAACCAGGAGCTCAAGAGCGATCTCAGGGACCTCTACATCAACTCAGCCTT CCAGATGGACGTAGACGGGGCCAGGAAGGCGGTGGTGATCCACGTGCCGTACAGGCTGCGCAAGGCCTTTAGGAAAATCCACGTCAGGCTCGTCAGGGAGCTGGAGAAGAAATTCAGTGGCAAG GATGTGGTGATAGTTGCGACAAGGCGGATTGTGAGGCCACCAAAGAAGGGTTCTGCTGTTGTTCGCCCACGCACCAGGACTCTGACTGCTGTTCATGATGGTATCTTGGAGGATGTTGTCTACCCGGCTGAGATTGTGGGCAAACGTGTTAGATATCGCCTTGATGGATCAAAGATCGTAAAG ATCTTCTTGGACCCAAAAGAGCGCAACAACACAGAGTACAAGCTTGAAACCTTCACTGCAGTGTACCGCAGGCTTTGCGGGAAGGATGTGGTCTATGAGTACCCATTACCTGAGACTGCCTGA
- the LOC136537921 gene encoding SEC1 family transport protein SLY1-like, whose protein sequence is MTLSLRRKQLDVIVRMLHLNQQQLPNGGEGQGEDDAYKILVMDQPCISVLSPVLKLGDLRHHGVTLTLNIDRPRQAVPDAPAVYFVRPTPGNVDRIAADAAAGLYVSFHVNFSTSVPRPLLERLATACAAAPPACAGRVARVADQYIDFVCLEDGLFSLAQPRAYIALNDPAAADADITALIDAVALGLFCVVATLGVVPVIRCARGGPAEMVAAALDARLRDHLLAKPNLFTEAASAAVTSFQRPVLCLFDRNFELSVGVQHDWSYRPLVHDVLGLKQNILKLPAEKYELDDSDKFWVANSWSPFPKVAEEIEAQLAKYKQDVDEVNQRTGGGKVGVEFDGTDLIGNTKHLMNAVNSLPELTERKKMIDKHTNIATSLLGHIKERSLDAYCDCENDMLVNGTVDRNTLLSLLRGKGTKEDKLRLAVTYLLSFETPPSSELEQVEAALWESEVDMCAFQYVKRIKALNTQFAAASGTATKSNIVDWAEKLYGQSISAVTAGVKNLLSDGRQLALTRTVEALMEGKPNPEVDDYLLFDPRAPRSGTGGQFKGPFREAVVFMIGGGNYIEYKSLMELEQHSQPSKHVIYGATEILSGAEFIHQLAELGQKAGLGGGSSNIPPGSAQ, encoded by the exons ATGACGCTCAGCCTCCGCCGCAAGCAGCTCG ATGTTATCGTGCGGATGCTGCACCTGAACCAGCAGCAGTTGCCGAACGGCGGCGAGGGTCAGGGGGAGGACGATGCGTACAAGATCCTGGTGATGGATCAGCCCTGTATCTCCGTCCTCTCGCCGGTGCTCAAGCTCGGCGACCTCCGCCACCACGGTgtcaccctcaccctcaacatCGACCGTCCGCGGCAGGCGGTGCCTGATGCGCCGGCCGTCTACTTCGTCCGGCCCACCCCCGGAAACGTGGACCGCATAGCGGCCGACGCCGCCGCGGGGCTCTACGTGTCTTTCCACGTCAACTTCTCCACCTCCGTCCCGCGACCCCTGCTGGAGCGCCTCGCAACCGCCTGCGCCGCCGCTCCGCCCGCGTGTGCGGGCCGCGTGGCGCGCGTTGCTGACCAGTACATCGACTTCGTCTGCCTCGAGGATGGCCTATTCTCGCTAGCGCAGCCCCGGGCCTACATCGCACTAAACGACCCCGCCGCTGCCGACGCTGACATCACTGCGCTCATCGACGCCGTCGCGCTGGGCCTCTTCTGCGTCGTCGCCACGCTTGGTGTTGTGCCTGTCATCAGGTGTGCGCGCGGCGGGCCAGCGGAGATGGTGGCTGCCGCCCTCGACGCCCGGCTCCGCGATCACCTACTCGCCAAGCCCAACCTCTTCACGGAAGCTGCATCTGCCGCCGTCACGTCATTCCAGCGCCCTGTGCTGTGCCTCTTCGACAGGAATTTCGAGCTGTCTGTCGGGGTGCAGCACGACTGGAGCTACCGCCCGTTGGTGCATGACGTGCTTGGCTTGAAGCAGAACATTCTGAAGTTGCCGGCAGAGAAGTACGAATTGGATGACTCTGACAAATTCTGGGTGGCAAACAGCTGGTCTCCGTTCCCCAAAGTTGCGGAGGAAATCGAGGCGCAGCTTGCCAAGTACAAGCAGGATGTGGATGAGGTGAACCAGCGCACTGGTGGTGGTAAGgttggggttgagtttgatggtACTGATCTGATTGGCAACACTAAGCATCTCATGAATGCGGTGAACTCACTACCAGAACTGACAGAACGGAAGAAGATGATTGATAAGCACACTAATATTGCAACATCATTGCTTGGGCATATCAAGGAGAGGTCTCTGGATGCATACTGCGACTGTGAGAATGATATGCTTGTGAATGGCACTGTTGACCGGAATACACTGCTGAGTCTGCTCAGAGGGAAGGGCACTAAGGAAGATAAGCTTCGGCTAGCTGTGACCTACCTGCTGTCCTTTGAGACACCACCATCATCTGAACTGGAGCAGGTTGAGGCCGCTCTGTGGGAATCCGAAGTTGACATGTGTGCATTTCAGTACGTGAAGAGGATAAAGGCATTGAATACCCAATTTGCAGCTGCTTCAGGCACAGCAACTAAGAGCAACATCGTCGATTGGGCAGAGAAGCTGTATGGGCAGTCCATTAGTGCTGTGACTGCAGGTGTAAAGAATCTCTTGTCAGATGGGAGGCAGCTGGCCTTGACAAGAACAGTTGAAGCTCTGATGGAAGGGAAACCAAACCCAGAGGTGGATGACTACCTTTTGTTTGATCCACGGGCTCCTAGGTCAGGAACTGGTGGGCAGTTTAAAGGACCCTTCAGAGAAGCTGTTGTTTTCATGATTGGTGGTGGAAATTACATTGAGTACAAGAGCTTGATGGAGCTAGAGCAACACTCACAGCCTTCCAAGCATGTTATATATGGTGCAACAGAAATTCTTAGTGGGGCCGAGTTTATTCACCAACTGGCAGAATTGGGGCAGAAAGCAGGATTGGGTGGTGGCAGCAGCAACATACCACCAGGTTCAGCACAATAG